The sequence ATCCCCATGCTAGCCAAACGAATTTTACCCTGTTTAGATGTCAACGCCGGAAGAGTAGTCAAAGGCGTGAATTTTGTTAATTTACGAGATGCGGGAGATCCAGTAGAGCTAGCCCAGATTTATAATGATGCAGGGGATGATGAACTAGTTTTTCTAGATATTACGGCTACGCACGAACAACGAGACACCATCATTGATGTAGTCTACCGTACTGCTGAACAAGTATTTATTCCCCTAACTGTGGGTGGGGGAATCCAATCCTTAGAACATATTAAAAATTTGTTAAGAGCCGGAGCCGATAAAGTTAGTATTAACTCCAGCGCTGTCAGAGATCCAGACTTTATTAACAGAGCTAGCGATCGCTTTGGCAACCAGTGTATTGTAGTTGCAATAGATGCCCGTCGTCGCCTCGATCCTAGCAATCCTGGTTGGGATGTTTACGTCAGAGGTGGTAGAGAAAATACGGGAATTGATGCTCTAGAGTGGGCAAAAATAGCACAAGCTAGAGGTGCTGGAGAATTATTAGTAACCAGTATGGATGGGGATGGCACCCAGGCTGGATATGACTTACAATTGACAAGGGCGATCGCCGAAGCAGTAGAAATCCCAGTAATTGCATCAGGTGGTGCTGGTAATTGCGAACACATCCATCAGGCGCTAACTGAGGGAAAAGCTGAAGCGGCTTTACTAGCTTCATTGTTGCATTACGGGCAACTAACTGTAGGGCAAATAAAAACCTACTTGACTGAGCAAAATTGCCTAGTTCGGAAAGATTAAATCATTCTGATACCATACCGGAAGTACAAAAACTAGTGTGTTAAGATAAGTAAATAAAATTTAAAATTAACACCCTATGTTAGTAAGTATTCTAATTTTTGATGTTGCTTTAGTAGCTTGGTCATTGCACCTGATGGAAGCAGCAATTGAGCAAAGAGAATTTTCCCTAATGTTAGCTGGTACTTTAGTCGCTCTTTCAGCCGCAGCTATGATCGTCGTTTATTTTCTCATGGGGAACTGCATGAGCTATTTAGGCGGTGTTCCTCAGTAAATATGGGCGATCGCGACCTTAATTTATCGCTTCGATCTTGACAATAATCTCAATATTAGTCATAATAGGAAAGCACGTAACGGGGTTATAGCTCAGTTGGTAGAGCACCTCAATGGCATTGAGGGGGTCTGCGGTTCGAATCCGCATAGCTCCATAACAGTTGGTAAATTTTCCAAAATACACGACGGTAATTTAAATCCCTAATGATATTGGAACTTCAGGCATTGCTGATTTGAAGTATGAATTGTTGATTGTTGATTGTTGATTGGGTTTTCTTTCGTCCCGATCTCTCACTATTCCTTCTTCCTTCTTCCTTGACCTGTGTAAAGTGTAAGATCCCACTATCAAAGCGATCGCTCAAATCATTTCATGGCATTACATCACTCCTCTGGAAACTGGCGTTTAGGGCTAGGGTTATCTTCCGTCGCTGTCTTTCTTTGGGGTATTCTCCCAGTCGGTTTAGCCGTTACCCTGCAAGCCTTAGATGTCTATACCATCGTCTGGTTTCGGTTTATTTTCGCTTTTGTGGTGCTAGGAATTTATTTAGCTACTAAACGTCAATTACCACCGATAATCAAACTGCGGACGATACCTGGGTGGTTAATTGCGATCGCGATTTTGGGTTTAGCCTTCAACTATCTCTTCTTTCTGCAAGGTTTGCAACAAACCTCTCCCTCCAACGCTGAAGTGATTATTCAACTCGCTGTTGTCTTAATGGGTTTGGGAGGATTGGCAATTTTCAAGGAACGTTATCGTCTACCTCAA is a genomic window of Merismopedia glauca CCAP 1448/3 containing:
- the hisF gene encoding imidazole glycerol phosphate synthase subunit HisF — protein: MLAKRILPCLDVNAGRVVKGVNFVNLRDAGDPVELAQIYNDAGDDELVFLDITATHEQRDTIIDVVYRTAEQVFIPLTVGGGIQSLEHIKNLLRAGADKVSINSSAVRDPDFINRASDRFGNQCIVVAIDARRRLDPSNPGWDVYVRGGRENTGIDALEWAKIAQARGAGELLVTSMDGDGTQAGYDLQLTRAIAEAVEIPVIASGGAGNCEHIHQALTEGKAEAALLASLLHYGQLTVGQIKTYLTEQNCLVRKD